In Papaver somniferum cultivar HN1 chromosome 1, ASM357369v1, whole genome shotgun sequence, a genomic segment contains:
- the LOC113295104 gene encoding pentatricopeptide repeat-containing protein At2g04860-like — translation MRGDLDALELFCEMPKQGFEPCRVTLVTVLSSCARLRLLFCGRSIHGLGVKVGLDVDSWVQNSLTDMYGKCNDLVSARFLFKKMSDKCIVSWNTMISAYGQNGYFDEAMLVFKQMLKESVSVNSVTIVCLLSANNSPIDSTHSHVIKTGLDMDSSVITSLIYKRDMASAAQCFNEMRLVDLKPDAVVTVSELMSLRALNVLALQSLFMGMVLKVDSLLILWWLTGSLDVHRSRQHRSCFLFVSRFARKDTDKWNNAMKLFCQMKIDGCNPDPTTIVSLLSGCTQIGSLHRGRGIHSYILRHHLEMEDFFLTALIDMYTKCGSIGYAERLFQCIRNPCLATWSMMIMVYGTCGYQFEAIEY, via the exons atgcgagGTGATTTAGATGCTTTGGAACTATTTTGTGAAATGCCAAAACAAGGTTTTGAACCTTGTCGAGTGACGTTAGTTACTGTCTTATCATCGTGTGCACGATTACGattacttttctgtgggagatctATTCATGGTTTAGGGGTTAAGGTTGGTCTTGATGTTGATTCCTGGGTTCAGAATTCCCTCACAGACATGTATGGGAAATGCAATGATTTAGTTTCCGCGAGATTTTTGTTCAAGAAGATGTCTGACAAATGTATAGTTTCGTGGAATACCATGATCAGTGCATACGGTCAAAATGGTTACTTCGACGAGGCAATGCTTGTATTCAAGCAAATGCTCAAGGAAAGCGTTAGCGTCAATTCAGTCACAATTGTGTGCCTTTTATCAGCTAATAATTCTCCTATCGATTCTACTCATTCTCATGTCATTAAAACTGGTCTTGATATGGATTCCTCTGTAATTACTTCCCTTATTT ACAAAAGAGATATGGCTTCTGCAGCTCAGTGCTTTAATGAAATGCGATTAGTAGATTTAAAACCAGATGCAGTAGTTACAGTCAGTGAACTCATGTCTTTAAGAGCCCTAAATGTGTTGGCCCTGCAATCACTTTTCATGGGTATGGTATTAAAAGTGGATTCACTTCTGATACTTTGGTGGTTAACGGGCTCATTAGATGTACATCGATCTCGACAACATAGAAGCTGCTTTCTCTTTGTTTCAAGATTTGCAAGAAAGGACACTGATAAGTGGAATAATGCCATGAAACTGTTTTGCCAGATGAAAATTGATGGATGCAACCCGGACCCAACCACTATTGTAAGCTTACTGTCAGGATGTACGCAAATTGGGTCATTGCACCGTGGAAGAGGAATCCATAGCTACATACTTCGACaccatctagaaatggaagatttTTTTCTTACTGCTCTTATAGACATGTATACAAAATGTGGAAGCATCGGGTATGCAGAAAGGTTATTTCAGTGCATCAGAAATCCATGTTTGGCAACTTGGAGTATGATGATCATGGTCTATGGTACGTGTGGTTATCAGTTTGAAGCTATTGAGTATTaa